Proteins encoded together in one Salvelinus sp. IW2-2015 unplaced genomic scaffold, ASM291031v2 Un_scaffold4712, whole genome shotgun sequence window:
- the LOC112077580 gene encoding lipase member I-like, whose amino-acid sequence MERTGGGVENSGADIGLVVWSLLTFCLLSGPATGDQHAHCSEFLCLSPPTLLVRLLRFSSEQGPCGYPLDLPPSGLPSGQGLPPLPPGLPGLAPGPVTWSPLSPTVVIVPGRRPARLQPSWARVMAGELLEAGLVNVLVADWLLPPEQEITEGARQEVQGSSPELLHLVGFGVGAHVAGATGACLKGTIGRITGLDPFSPLFSEADSSLSLDHTDAQYVDVIHTNFNPPLGVPRPLGHVDFYIGRGYQLPGCPQSLMKREQYLLCSHQRAYRLFTSSIQSSTSSIQSSCPLTAFPCQGVEDFQRALCTHCHHPGLNICPQLGYDISWLPPDRPITFQPLTAVLDITATDPFCVTPFLLEVHLEGNTSLEAQLFIQLKGDVRKTPVILVSGPSLLQFEPHQIHQFMVSVDPAVGEIRTVVLHFYSQRLLYLSWRKTRIRISHLVLTQLPRHQGLVSYRTRSVTAVENQRVEVYLQEDE is encoded by the exons ATGGAGAGAACAGGTGGAGGTGTGGAGAACTCTGGAGCTGACATCGGCCTGGTCGTCTGGTCTCTACTGaccttctgtcttctgtctggtcCTGCCACAG GTGACCAACATGCCCACTGCTCTGAGTTCCTCTGTCTCAGCCCTCCGACTCTTCTGGTGAGGCTCCTCAGATTCTCCTCTGAGCAGGGTCCCTGTGGTTACCCCTTAGACCTCCCTCCTTCAGGCCTGCCATCTGGCCAGGGCCTCCCTCCACTTCCACCAGGCCTCCCAGGACTGGCCCCTGGTCCTGTGACCTGGAGCCCCCTCAGCCCCACAGTAGTGATTGTCCCGGGTAGGAGGCCAGCCAGGCTGCAGCCCAGCTGGGCGAGGGTGATGGCTGGGGAGCTGTTAGAGGCGGGGCTGGTTAATGTCCTGGTAGCTGATTGGCTGCTGCCCCCAGAGCAGGAGATCACCGAAGGAGCCAGGCAG GAGGTTCAGGGCTCTTCTCCAGAGCTGCTCCACCTGGTAGGGTTTGGTGTTGGGGCCCATGTAGCTGGTGCGACTGGGGCCTGTTTGAAGGGAACTATTGGCAGGATCACAG GCCTGGATCCGTTCTCACCCCTGTTTTCCGAGGCAGACAGCAGCCTGTCTCTGGATCACACTGACGCTCAGTACGTGGATGTGATTCACACCAACTTCAACC CTCCCCTGGGGGTTCCCAGACCGTTGGGTCACGTTGATTTCTACATCGGCAGAGGATATCAACTCCCTGGTTGTCCTCAGTCTCTCATGAAAA GAGAACAGTACTTGCTGTGCAGTCACCAACGGGCCTATAGGTTGTTCACCAGCTCCATCCAGTCCTCCACCAGCTCCATCCAGTCCTCCTGCCCTCTCACAGCCTTCCCCTGCCAGGGAGTAGAGGACTTCCAGAGAGCTCTCTGTACACACTGTCACCACCCTGGCCTCAACATCTGCCCCCAGTTGG GCTACGACATTAGCTGGCTGCCTCCAGATCGACCAATCACCTTCCAGCCCCTGACCGCGGTCCTGGACATCACAGCAACAGACCCGTTCTGTG TGACGCCGTTCCTGTTGGAGGTGCACCTGGAGGGAAACACCTCGTTAGAAGCCCAGCTATTCATTCAGCTGAAGGGAGACGTCAGGAAAACACCTGTCATCTTGGTGTCCGG TCCTTCCCTGCTGCAGTTTGAGCCTCATCAGATACACCAGTTCATGGTTTCCGTAGACCCCGCTGTTGGGGAGATCAGAACCGTGGTACTTCACTTCTACTCTCAACGTCTCCTGTACTTGTCCTGGAGGAAGACAAGGATTCGCATCAGTCATCTAGTACTGACACAACTACCCAGACACCAGGG GCTAGTATCTTACAGGACCCGGAGTGTTACGGCAGTAGAGAACCAGAGAGTGGAAGTGTATCTGCAGGAGGATGAGTGA